The following are from one region of the Stigmatella ashevillena genome:
- the lgt gene encoding prolipoprotein diacylglyceryl transferase: protein MSYYLHDLAPFLFRYTDGQGEVFAARWDGLAYLVGFALVLLLLKRFASRGYLQLAQAEVFDFTSLVALLGVLLGGRLGYLVLYDWERFSGNLGLLFQLSQGGTSFHGGLLGVAVVTGFLARKHHLSWLHLGDNLVTVAPLGLFLGRLSHFMDGDLFGRVTQVPWAVRFPAEIHLGSFQPAQATRLATERLPVSSFDIMQVAHSVPQVMDELLLILNPRHPSQLYEAALEGLLLFIILYTVRTRARQPPEGMLCGLFFLLHAVFHIGVGFLREFRNGDPMWLGLSQGQLLSLPMIAVGLVLLGWSLSRRSVRTVMPCVDASG from the coding sequence GTGTCCTACTACCTCCACGATCTCGCCCCCTTTCTCTTTCGTTACACCGACGGGCAGGGCGAAGTCTTCGCGGCCCGGTGGGATGGACTCGCCTATCTGGTGGGGTTCGCCCTCGTGCTTCTCTTGCTCAAGCGCTTCGCCAGCCGAGGCTATCTCCAGCTTGCACAGGCAGAGGTCTTCGACTTCACCAGTCTCGTCGCCCTCCTGGGGGTCCTGCTTGGCGGACGGCTGGGGTATCTGGTGTTGTATGACTGGGAGCGTTTCTCCGGGAACCTGGGTCTGCTCTTCCAACTCAGCCAGGGGGGGACGTCCTTTCACGGAGGACTGCTCGGCGTGGCCGTGGTCACCGGGTTCCTGGCGCGCAAGCACCACCTCTCCTGGCTGCACCTGGGGGACAACCTGGTGACGGTGGCGCCCCTCGGGCTTTTCCTGGGCCGCCTCTCCCACTTCATGGATGGAGACCTGTTCGGGCGGGTCACCCAGGTGCCCTGGGCCGTGCGCTTTCCGGCGGAGATCCACCTTGGGTCATTCCAGCCTGCCCAAGCCACCCGGCTCGCCACGGAGCGCCTGCCGGTGAGCAGCTTCGACATCATGCAGGTGGCCCACTCGGTGCCTCAGGTCATGGACGAGTTGCTCCTCATCCTCAACCCGCGTCACCCCTCGCAGCTCTACGAGGCCGCGCTCGAGGGTCTGCTCCTCTTCATCATCCTCTACACCGTGCGCACCCGTGCCCGGCAGCCGCCCGAGGGCATGCTGTGTGGCCTCTTCTTCCTCCTTCATGCCGTGTTCCACATCGGGGTGGGCTTCTTGCGCGAGTTCCGGAATGGGGACCCGATGTGGCTTGGGCTCAGCCAAGGCCAGCTTCTCTCCCTGCCCATGATCGCCGTGGGGCTGGTGCTGCTCGGGTGGAGTCTCTCCCGCCGCTCCGTCCGCACGG